In one window of Macadamia integrifolia cultivar HAES 741 chromosome 2, SCU_Mint_v3, whole genome shotgun sequence DNA:
- the LOC122094741 gene encoding uncharacterized protein LOC122094741 isoform X2: MALRVATTRIAAAAAAAGALPSTLPFSSQVAALIHLVDLVGLRPNRPRLASSRTNPEDPETPSSKPEKKLKLADRLSAVIDVVNDRKLPPELRGQRNNVRSETDIINVVEQRIWHSMEEGQFENLPGKGKPLNLSSNPHADPAEDTLYRILSKNGCAPEWVELNKEIRGRINEWRLALKKAQANRLNENCAKWIEDSEVLKVQLREINDKMFGLKWEKELDRLNG; encoded by the exons ATGGCTCTACGGGTTGCGACGACCAGGAtcgcagcagcagcagcagcagcaggagCGCTGCCATCGACTCTGCCTTTCTCATCGCAAGTCGCTGCTCTAATTCACCTCGTCGATCTGGTTGGGCTCAGACCAAACAGGCCTAGATTGGCCTCTTCACGGACCAACCCCGAAGACCCCGAAACCCCCTCGTCGAAGCCTGAGAAGAAACTCAAGCTCGCCGACCGTCTCTCCGCTGTTATAGACGTTGTCAATGATCGTAAACTCCCTCCTGAACTCCGTGGGCAACGAAACAATGTCAG GTCAGAAACCGATATCATTAATGTTGTCGAGCAGAGAATTTGGCATTCCATGGAAGAAGGCCAGTTTGAGAATTTGCCAGGAAAAGGCAAACCGCTCAACCTTAGTTCTAACCCTCATGCAGACCCGGCGGAAGACACATTGTACAGAATACTCTCCAAAAATGGATGTGCACCTGAGTGGGTTGAACTGAACAAGGAGATACGAGGAAGAATCAACGAATGGCGGTTAGCCCTGAAGAAAGCACAGGCTAACAGATTAAATGAAAATTGTGCTAAATGGATTGAAGACTCTGAGGTTCTCAAGGTGCAGTTGCGTGAGATCAATGATAAG ATGTTTGGACTCAAGTGGGAGAAAGAACTGGATCGATTAAATGGATGA
- the LOC122094741 gene encoding dnaJ homolog subfamily C member 28-like isoform X1 produces the protein MALRVATTRIAAAAAAAGALPSTLPFSSQVAALIHLVDLVGLRPNRPRLASSRTNPEDPETPSSKPEKKLKLADRLSAVIDVVNDRKLPPELRGQRNNVRSETDIINVVEQRIWHSMEEGQFENLPGKGKPLNLSSNPHADPAEDTLYRILSKNGCAPEWVELNKEIRGRINEWRLALKKAQANRLNENCAKWIEDSEVLKVQLREINDKVLRYNLIVPFGRQMFGLKWEKELDRLNG, from the exons ATGGCTCTACGGGTTGCGACGACCAGGAtcgcagcagcagcagcagcagcaggagCGCTGCCATCGACTCTGCCTTTCTCATCGCAAGTCGCTGCTCTAATTCACCTCGTCGATCTGGTTGGGCTCAGACCAAACAGGCCTAGATTGGCCTCTTCACGGACCAACCCCGAAGACCCCGAAACCCCCTCGTCGAAGCCTGAGAAGAAACTCAAGCTCGCCGACCGTCTCTCCGCTGTTATAGACGTTGTCAATGATCGTAAACTCCCTCCTGAACTCCGTGGGCAACGAAACAATGTCAG GTCAGAAACCGATATCATTAATGTTGTCGAGCAGAGAATTTGGCATTCCATGGAAGAAGGCCAGTTTGAGAATTTGCCAGGAAAAGGCAAACCGCTCAACCTTAGTTCTAACCCTCATGCAGACCCGGCGGAAGACACATTGTACAGAATACTCTCCAAAAATGGATGTGCACCTGAGTGGGTTGAACTGAACAAGGAGATACGAGGAAGAATCAACGAATGGCGGTTAGCCCTGAAGAAAGCACAGGCTAACAGATTAAATGAAAATTGTGCTAAATGGATTGAAGACTCTGAGGTTCTCAAGGTGCAGTTGCGTGAGATCAATGATAAG GTCTTACGCTATAATCTCATTGTTCCTTTTGGACGGCAGATGTTTGGACTCAAGTGGGAGAAAGAACTGGATCGATTAAATGGATGA
- the LOC122063354 gene encoding probable LRR receptor-like serine/threonine-protein kinase At3g47570: MDVQVSVLGDAFSYGVILLEMFTGKSPIDNMFKDGRSLHEYVAAAWPERLMEIADPLLFLEEEEEIRNNREESPIVHERSRSGINAREQIRESLLLIIQIGLSCSNPSPRDRMTMKDVGNKLHVVRDLIL, encoded by the coding sequence ATGGATGTCCAAGTGTCCGTACTTGGTGATGCATTCAGCTATGGGGTCATATTACTGGAGATGTTTACAGGAAAAAGTCCCATTGATAACATGTTTAAAGATGGTCGAAGTCTCCATGAATATGTTGCAGCCGCGTGGCCTGAACGACTGATGGAGATTGCAGATCCTTTATTGttcttggaagaagaagaagagatcagaAATAACAGAGAAGAATCACCGATTGTCCATGAAAGGAGTAGAAGTGGCATTAATGCTAGAGAACAAATCAGAGAAAGCTTGCTTCTTATAATTCAAATCGGCCTCTCATGTTCTAACCCATCACCGAGAGATCGGATGACTATGAAGGATGTTGGAAACAAATTGCATGTTGTTAGAGATTTAATTCtttga
- the LOC122089104 gene encoding probable LRR receptor-like serine/threonine-protein kinase At3g47570, whose protein sequence is MAGNSFQGSLPLSFENLRALQEVDLSRNKLSGVIPEYLGNFSSLERLNLSFNDFEGEVPKQGIFANASAISVIGNKGLCGGTPELQLARCFTEAIHKGGKASVSSIKTIVFVVILTVVVVISCSVGIFFWMRRPRKRDFVESSHNKWHLRLSYLELFRSTNGFSVDNLVGFGSFGSVYKAFLQESEEVVAVKVFNLQQRGASKSFATECETLKNIRHRNLVKILTACSSIDFEGNEFNALVYEFMPNGSLEEWLHPRIGQIKGLNLIQRLNIAIDVAAAIEYLHFDCETPIIHCDLKPSNVLLDKDMTAHVGDFGLARFLSERSNDQSTSTGIKGSVGYVPPGMGFILLTSICCFFWYIYNVIRGHSLITKRFI, encoded by the coding sequence ATGGCCGGTAACTCCTTTCAAGGATCATTGCCTCTTTCCTTTGAGAATTTAAGAGCACTACAAGAAGTGGATCTTTCACGCAATAAGTTATCCGGGGTGATTCCTGAGTATCTTGGGAATTTTTCATCCTTGGAGAGACTCAATCTCTCTTTCAATGATTTTGAGGGTGAAGTACCAAAACAGGGTATCTTTGCAAATGCAAGTGCAATTTCAGTCATTGGAAACAAGGGTCTCTGTGGTGGTACACCAGAACTACAATTAGCTAGATGCTTCACAGAAGCCATTCACAAAGGAGGGAAGGCATCTGTATCAAGTATCAAAACCATCGTTTTTGTTGTGATTTTGACAGTTGTTGTTGTCATTTCATGTTCTGTCGGTATCTTCTTTTGGATGAGACGTCCAAGGAAGAGAGATTTTGTTGAATCTTCGCACAATAAATGGCACTTACGTCTCTCTTACTTGGAGCTATTTAGATCAACTAATGGATTTTCAGTGGATAATTTGGTTGGTTTTGGTAGTTTTGGTTCTGTGTATAAAGCTTTTTTGCAAGAAAGTGAAGAAGTAGTTGCTGTGAAAGTGTTCAACCTTCAGCAACGAGGAGCTTCTAAAAGTTTTGCAACTGAATGCGAGACCTTGAAAAACATTCGGCATCGTAATCTTGTCAAAATATTGACAGCCTGCTCaagtattgattttgaagggaATGAATTCAATGCTTTAGTTTATGAGTTCATGCCCAATGGGAGCTTAGAGGAATGGTTGCATCCAAGAATTGGTCAGATCAAGGGTCTGAACCTTATTCAAAGGTTAAACATAGCCATTGATGTGGCTGCTGCCATTGAATATCTTCATTTTGATTGCGAAACTCCTATCATTCATTGCGATCTAAAGCCAAGTAATGTGCTTCTTGACAAAGATATGACTGCCCATGTTGGTGATTTTGGACTAGCACGATTTCTTTCTGAAAGATCCAACGATCAAAGCACATCAACTGGGATAAAAGGATCAGTTGGGTACGTTCCTCCTGGTATGGGTTTCATCTTATTAACTTCCATATGTTGTTTCTTttggtatatatataatgtgatACGTGGTCACTCTTTGATCACTAAAAGATTTATATGA
- the LOC122063364 gene encoding putative receptor-like protein kinase At3g47110, which yields MESRLSSSTSILGNHSDLLALLAFKDGITQDPLHIMKSWNHTLHFCKWTGVICNPANQRVTLLNLDSQRLVGSLSPSIGNLTFLSAINLQNNSFHGEIPQEIGRLTYLQDISMGFNSIGGNLPSNLSHCTNLRTLNLSYNNISGHIPDQLSSLSKIHYFGLAVNSLKGSIPPWIGNFSSLFTLSLGRNSFQGSIPDDLGRLCRLGKFQVSGNDLSGEIPSSLYNISSIYFFSVSVNRLQGSFPIDVGLNLPNLQIFYVDLNNFTGSIPMSLSNATELEEIDFGGNGMTGPVPMNLGSLKHLIKLSFQNNSLGSGQSSDLNFLIFLNNCTNLQALSLAGNLLGGELRDSIGNLSSLITELVLGSNLIHGSIPAGIGNLASLTLLGMEANLFSGSIPATLGKLKKLQKLYLNDNRLSGLIPSSLGNLTQLIGVFMEKNNLEGNIPASLGNCQNLLELDFSYNKLNGTIPKEV from the coding sequence ATGGAGTCACGCCTTTCATCTTCCACCTCCATCCTTGGAAACCACTCGGATCTTCTGGCCTTACTTGCCTTCAAAGATGGAATAACTCAAGACCCACTTCACATCATGAAATCCTGGAACCACACTCTCCATTTCTGTAAGTGGACCGGAGTCATATGCAACCCTGCAAACCAAAGAGTTACTCTTCTCAACTTAGATTCTCAAAGGTTAGTTGGATCTTTATCTCCTTCCATTGGAAATCTTACTTTCCTTTCTGCTATCAACCTGCAAAATAATAGCTTCCATGGCGAGATTCCTCAAGAAATCGGTCGTTTGACATACTTACAAGATATCAGTATGGGGTTCAATTCCATAGGAGGCAATCTTCCTTCCAATCTCTCTCACTGCACTAATCTTAGAACCCTTAATTTATCTTACAACAACATCTCAGGGCACATCCCAGACCAACTTAGTTCACTCTCCAAGATACATTATTTTGGCCTCGCAGTTAACTCTCTTAAGGGAAGCATCCCACCATGGATAGGGAATTTTTCATCTctattcactctctctcttggaCGAAATAGTTTCCAAGGAAGCATACCTGATGACCTAGGACGGCTATGTCGCTTAGGAAAATTTCAAGTTTCTGGTAATGATCTCTCTGGTGAAATCCCTTCATCCCTTTACAATATCTCCtccatttatttcttctctgtcTCAGTAAACCGTTTGCAGGGTAGCTTTCCAATCGACGTAGGCCTCAATCTCCCTAACCTTCAGATATTTTATGTGGATCTAAACAATTTTACAGGATCCATTCCTATGTCCTTGTCAAATGCTACTGAGCTTGAGGAGATTGATTTCGGCGGAAACGGTATGACTGGTCCTGTACCTATGAATCTAGGGAGCTTAAAGCATTTAATTAAACTTAGTTTTCAGAACAATTCCCTCGGAAGTGGGCAATCCAGTGATCTGAACTTCCTCATCTTCTTGAATAATTGTACAAATCTCCAAGCGCTCAGTCTAGCTGGCAATCTTCTCGGAGGTGAACTACGAGATTCCATAGGCAATCTCTCGTCTCTGATTACAGaattggttttgggttcaaacCTGATTCATGGAAGCATTCCTGCGGGTATTGGTAACCTTGCCAGCCTGACACTACTTGGCATGGAGGCGAACTTGTTCAGTGGTAGTATCCCTGCTACCTTGGGGAAGCTTAAGAAATTACAGAAATTGTATTTGAACGACAACAGATTGTCAGGTCTAATTCCTTCCTCACTAGGTAACTTGACCCAATTGATTGGAGTCTTCATGGAGAAGAATAACTTGGAAGGAAACATACCTGCCAGTCTTGGAAATTGTCAAAATTTGCTAGAATTGGACTTCTCTTATAATAAACTAAATGGCACTATTCCAAAAGAAGTTTAG